The Pricia mediterranea genome includes a window with the following:
- a CDS encoding PQQ-dependent sugar dehydrogenase: protein MDANIIANEEGSKIYVAVGSGSNIAEDGIGKEFMKAIILEINPDGTGLKVFASGLRNPVGMDWEPDTGSLWTVVNERDGLGNNLVPDYLTQVRENGFYGWPYVYLGQNEDPRVKYKRPEKVGETIVPDLALGSHTASLGLVFYTGKSFPEKYHHGAFVVQHGSWNRDRLSGYKVVHVPFENGKPYGKAEDFLTGFIVDPNRDEVYGRPVGAVVTFDGSLLVTDDVAYTIWRISAER from the coding sequence TTGGACGCCAATATTATTGCCAATGAAGAAGGGTCTAAGATTTATGTTGCCGTGGGCAGCGGTTCCAATATCGCCGAAGACGGAATCGGAAAGGAATTTATGAAAGCGATTATTTTGGAAATAAATCCGGACGGTACGGGACTGAAGGTCTTTGCCTCCGGACTAAGAAATCCCGTTGGAATGGATTGGGAACCGGACACGGGAAGCCTATGGACCGTAGTAAACGAACGCGATGGCCTAGGGAATAACTTGGTACCCGATTATCTTACCCAAGTAAGGGAAAACGGATTTTACGGTTGGCCCTATGTCTATTTAGGGCAAAATGAAGACCCAAGGGTCAAGTACAAAAGACCGGAAAAGGTCGGGGAAACCATCGTTCCCGACCTAGCATTGGGTTCGCATACCGCCTCGTTGGGCCTGGTATTCTATACCGGCAAATCGTTTCCCGAAAAGTACCATCATGGGGCATTCGTCGTGCAGCATGGTTCTTGGAACCGTGATAGGCTCTCGGGATACAAAGTGGTCCATGTTCCTTTTGAAAACGGGAAACCCTATGGAAAGGCCGAAGATTTTCTTACCGGTTTTATCGTCGATCCAAATAGGGATGAAGTATATGGACGACCTGTTGGTGCCGTAGTAACATTTGATGGCTCACTACTTGTTACCGACGATGTGGCCTATACGATCTGGCGAATTAGCGCAGAGCGGTAA
- a CDS encoding plasmid mobilization protein, whose product MGRPKKELSSLKIIQVNVRMTVNDYMKVSADAETIGLSVAEYIRRKITEKSLPKKRVSPSDRKIFVELSRVGNNLNQITKVVNSGIRDPFIINRQLEEVKMLLQYLKSNIANNDR is encoded by the coding sequence ATGGGAAGGCCAAAAAAGGAACTATCGTCGTTGAAAATAATACAGGTCAATGTCAGGATGACCGTAAACGATTATATGAAAGTATCTGCCGATGCGGAAACCATCGGACTGTCCGTTGCCGAATATATCCGAAGAAAAATTACGGAAAAGTCCCTGCCGAAGAAAAGGGTAAGTCCGTCCGACCGCAAAATTTTTGTTGAATTGAGTCGAGTTGGAAACAACCTGAACCAAATCACTAAGGTTGTTAACTCGGGTATTCGGGACCCGTTCATTATCAATAGACAATTAGAGGAAGTAAAAATGCTATTGCAATATCTCAAATCAAATATCGCCAACAATGATAGGTAA
- a CDS encoding relaxase/mobilization nuclease domain-containing protein, translated as MIGKIVIGKDFYGVLAYNQKKVREGVGYVIDSNIELSTSVEMTREFNLIREFRPSLGKAVLHVSLNLPHSDHLDDKEFASFGCDYLMGLGFDNNQFIMYRHTDTEHEHIHIIANRVRYSGRTVNDSNIKRRSREILNGLEKKYGLTQIVGITSTKKSLTQKEIEKTLRTGNVPIRLVLQDKIGSAISESTDTTEFITLLEGQHISPRFNLSKTTGRVSGISFRYQDIVYKGSTLGKKFSWNSILKHISYEQTRDRPVILSANEKERGTHHTGKRSHGTSIRPEPRIDRSAKGPENPSGQSKNDLGKIEGDGVIGPLMEESEWTPFRLELMDDDIRKKSKRKKKKRKGSNL; from the coding sequence ATGATAGGTAAGATAGTTATAGGAAAAGACTTCTATGGGGTACTGGCCTACAATCAAAAAAAGGTACGTGAAGGGGTCGGATACGTAATCGATTCCAATATCGAGCTTTCCACCTCAGTTGAAATGACCCGAGAATTCAATCTTATCAGGGAGTTTCGTCCAAGCCTTGGTAAAGCGGTACTCCATGTTTCCCTGAACCTGCCGCACTCGGACCATTTAGATGATAAGGAATTCGCATCGTTCGGGTGTGACTACCTAATGGGCTTGGGATTCGATAACAATCAGTTCATTATGTACCGGCATACCGATACCGAACATGAGCATATCCATATTATAGCCAATAGGGTCAGGTATTCCGGCAGAACGGTAAACGACAGCAATATTAAAAGAAGAAGTCGGGAAATACTCAACGGTCTGGAAAAGAAATACGGACTGACCCAAATCGTAGGTATCACGAGTACCAAAAAATCGCTTACACAAAAAGAAATAGAGAAGACGCTGAGAACGGGCAATGTTCCGATCAGACTTGTTCTTCAGGACAAAATCGGTTCAGCGATTTCAGAATCAACCGATACAACGGAATTTATCACGTTACTGGAGGGGCAACATATATCGCCCAGATTCAACCTTAGCAAAACCACGGGTAGGGTTTCTGGAATATCATTTAGATATCAAGATATAGTATATAAGGGCAGTACGCTCGGTAAAAAATTTTCATGGAACAGTATCCTAAAACACATCTCTTATGAGCAAACAAGAGACCGTCCGGTTATACTATCGGCTAATGAAAAAGAACGAGGAACTCATCATACTGGCAAAAGAAGCCATGGAACGTCAATCCGGCCTGAACCAAGAATTGACAGAAGTGCGAAAGGCCCTGAAAATCCTTCTGGGCAATCAAAAAATGATCTGGGAAAAATTGAAGGAGATGGAGTAATCGGGCCTTTAATGGAAGAATCGGAATGGACTCCTTTCAGGCTGGAACTCATGGATGATGATATCAGGAAAAAGTCCAAAAGAAAGAAGAAAAAAAGGAAAGGATCGAATCTTTAA
- a CDS encoding type II toxin-antitoxin system HicB family antitoxin yields MSDNLEHNGYFGSVEYSSRDGLLHGKVIGISDLVTYEGGSVKELKKAFEESVDDYLDTCKELGKEPNRFYRGVFNIRTSSEIHRELSIMAERKKMKLNELVNKAFDYLVKNEDKVLK; encoded by the coding sequence ATGTCGGACAATTTGGAACATAATGGTTATTTCGGTTCCGTGGAGTATAGTTCAAGGGACGGCCTGCTGCACGGAAAGGTGATCGGAATAAGCGATCTGGTGACCTATGAGGGCGGGTCCGTGAAAGAGCTGAAGAAGGCCTTTGAAGAGTCCGTCGACGATTATCTTGACACCTGCAAGGAGCTTGGCAAAGAACCTAACAGGTTCTACAGGGGGGTGTTCAATATCCGTACCTCCAGTGAAATCCACAGGGAGCTCTCGATAATGGCCGAAAGGAAAAAAATGAAATTGAACGAACTGGTCAACAAGGCCTTTGATTATCTGGTAAAGAACGAGGACAAAGTCTTAAAATAA
- a CDS encoding Fic family protein produces the protein MEEKDPFVAIRKKYDSLKEKYDEIIVSAFDAGDFRKYNEILFSAHSCGIEGNSFSVDDTRELKEKGYAVNLVNKTLLEAFEIMDHFNAYDHILKNQGSDFNESFVRTVHRILTKNTLPYKGHRPGEYAKTQMAAGDTVFRDTKKAIANMPRLLASFDDAIKNKKTHPLELSAIFHQMFIYGHPFPDGNGRLGRLLSNFILEKFKHPHIIILKEDRQEYIDALKASEKHNNMLSIVNFFYDTSIKRMQKEIGQKKNLSKNFNLGIGDGSKGKKGLGGPKR, from the coding sequence ATGGAAGAAAAAGATCCGTTCGTCGCCATTAGGAAAAAATACGACTCCCTAAAGGAAAAATACGATGAAATAATCGTATCTGCATTTGATGCCGGTGATTTCAGGAAATACAATGAAATCCTGTTTTCGGCCCATAGTTGTGGTATCGAGGGCAATAGCTTCAGCGTGGACGACACCAGGGAACTTAAGGAAAAGGGATATGCCGTTAATCTTGTCAACAAGACGCTTTTGGAAGCGTTCGAAATAATGGATCATTTCAATGCGTACGATCATATTTTGAAAAACCAGGGTTCCGACTTCAATGAATCCTTCGTTAGAACGGTACATAGAATATTGACCAAAAACACGTTACCCTATAAAGGCCATAGGCCCGGGGAATATGCCAAGACCCAAATGGCGGCCGGTGATACCGTATTCCGTGACACCAAAAAGGCCATTGCGAACATGCCTAGGCTTCTGGCCAGTTTTGACGATGCCATCAAAAATAAAAAAACGCATCCTTTGGAATTGAGTGCCATATTCCACCAAATGTTCATTTACGGCCATCCCTTCCCGGATGGCAATGGAAGGTTGGGCCGCTTGCTGTCCAATTTTATCCTGGAGAAGTTCAAGCATCCCCATATCATAATTTTGAAGGAGGATAGGCAAGAATACATCGATGCGCTCAAAGCTTCCGAGAAGCACAACAATATGTTGTCGATAGTCAACTTTTTCTATGACACGTCGATCAAGAGGATGCAAAAGGAAATAGGTCAAAAAAAAAACCTTTCGAAGAATTTCAACTTGGGTATCGGGGACGGGAGTAAAGGAAAAAAGGGCCTAGGAGGACCAAAAAGATAG
- a CDS encoding recombinase family protein, whose product MDLEVFEQFAKKEKGRIIGKSDTCVIYTRVSSKEQFDNNASLTTQLKYCQEYAIRKELEVIEYFGGTYESAKSDERREFQKMLNYVKRRKNIGYIIVYSYDRFSRTGANGAYISGQLKKQGVAVISATQEIDVTTSAGTFQENLFHMFSHFDNQIRRDKSITGMQEKLRRGYWTGAYPFGYTNKNPGKGKVPNFVITEKGRLLKQAFLWKANANMSHVEIAKRLKEKGLNINAKKLTDLFRNPFYCGLIVNSLIPGEVIQGKHDALISKKVFLKIHNLLHSGDTPKKYSFDDENLPLKKFVKSSVCGTPYTGFIVKKKGLYYYKNRRKGSKENRSAKKLHVEFLNLLGRFRIADRKYIEPLTEIIHDTLISKNQEALDDQKRLTKELGQLKERINILERRFVVLNQITKSQYELFMPELKAKQRELEIKLENGGINSSNLKKSVKLALGYACNLPSLWELGNLETKRAIQYMVFPDGIEYDFKNKLVQTFRVNEIFGAIRSFSGSFKEIKKGIFHNNHGKSPLVTAAGFKPATLRAEI is encoded by the coding sequence ATGGACTTAGAGGTATTCGAGCAATTTGCGAAGAAAGAAAAGGGAAGGATCATAGGAAAAAGTGATACGTGCGTTATTTACACCCGTGTTTCCAGTAAAGAGCAATTCGATAACAATGCCAGTCTGACTACCCAACTCAAGTATTGCCAAGAATATGCGATCAGAAAAGAATTGGAAGTAATAGAATATTTCGGGGGCACCTATGAATCGGCAAAGAGCGATGAGCGTAGGGAATTCCAAAAGATGTTGAACTATGTCAAAAGAAGAAAGAACATCGGTTATATCATTGTCTATTCCTATGATCGATTTTCAAGAACGGGCGCGAACGGCGCCTATATCAGCGGGCAACTGAAAAAGCAGGGGGTAGCCGTGATTTCGGCCACCCAGGAAATCGATGTGACCACAAGTGCCGGTACGTTCCAGGAGAATCTTTTTCATATGTTTTCCCACTTCGACAACCAGATCCGCAGGGACAAATCCATCACCGGCATGCAGGAAAAGTTACGAAGAGGATACTGGACAGGAGCGTATCCCTTTGGTTACACTAATAAAAACCCAGGAAAAGGTAAGGTTCCAAACTTCGTGATTACGGAAAAAGGAAGATTACTGAAGCAAGCCTTTTTATGGAAGGCGAACGCCAATATGTCCCATGTCGAGATTGCAAAACGTCTGAAGGAAAAAGGCCTGAATATAAACGCTAAAAAACTGACCGACCTTTTTAGAAATCCTTTCTATTGTGGACTTATTGTCAATAGTTTAATTCCGGGAGAGGTAATCCAGGGAAAACACGATGCCCTTATTTCAAAAAAGGTTTTCCTGAAAATACATAATTTACTTCACTCAGGTGACACACCCAAGAAATATTCGTTCGACGATGAAAACCTACCATTGAAAAAGTTCGTCAAATCCTCGGTCTGCGGAACACCTTATACTGGATTTATCGTAAAGAAAAAAGGGCTGTATTATTACAAAAACAGGCGTAAGGGAAGCAAGGAAAACAGAAGCGCCAAAAAGCTCCATGTAGAATTTTTGAATTTACTGGGGAGGTTCAGAATAGCAGATAGAAAGTATATCGAACCGTTGACCGAGATAATTCACGACACCTTGATAAGTAAAAACCAAGAGGCACTTGACGACCAAAAGCGATTGACCAAGGAACTCGGCCAGCTCAAAGAACGAATTAATATTTTGGAAAGAAGATTCGTTGTACTGAACCAGATTACAAAGTCCCAGTACGAACTTTTTATGCCGGAACTAAAAGCAAAACAAAGGGAACTGGAGATAAAACTGGAGAATGGGGGAATCAATAGTTCAAACCTCAAAAAATCCGTAAAACTGGCACTTGGTTATGCCTGTAACCTACCTTCCCTGTGGGAGTTAGGTAATCTGGAAACTAAAAGGGCCATACAATATATGGTATTCCCTGACGGGATTGAGTATGACTTCAAAAACAAGCTAGTTCAAACTTTTCGGGTCAACGAAATTTTTGGTGCAATCCGCTCATTTTCAGGTAGTTTTAAAGAAATAAAAAAGGGAATTTTCCACAATAATCATGGAAAATCCCCTTTAGTGACCGCGGCAGGATTCAAACCTGCAACCCTCAGAGCCGAAATCTGA